The sequence TATTCAGTTTTATCCGTGGGCTTTTATGTCGTCAACCGCCTCCTTTCGGGACCGACGGGCGAGCCCGCCTCAGCGGGCCCGCCCCTCGTTCTTGGTAGATCCCTACCTGAACAGAGCCAAGACGGAGTCCGCGTTGGCGTTAGATTGCGCCAAAACCGACGTTCCGACCTGCACCAAGAGTTGAAGCTTGGTGTATTCGGTGGTCGCCCCTGCGACGTTGAGGTCGGTGATATTCGAGGCCGAGGCCGTCAGGTTGACCGAAGCGATGTTGTTGTTGTCTTCGTCTTCGTTCAACCGGTTGATCACGGCGCCGAGCAACGCGCGCTGCGTCAGCAGTTGGTTCAACGCGTAGTCGATCTGACCGATTGCGTCTTCCGCCGCCAGCGTTCCGGAGCCCGTTCCGATGGAGCCCGCAACGTTAACGTTGGAAAGCCGCAAGGTCTGGGTGTTCGTGGATTGGATTCCGATCTGAATGACC comes from Candidatus Baltobacteraceae bacterium and encodes:
- a CDS encoding flagellin gives rise to the protein LSTATNGYSQVCIATIGATGAAVTFTYDGVGITSGISIGTVDVGVTSYVKITQYVSAASNPNNPAFTVQDGAIEGAVIQIGIQSTNTQTLRLSNVNVAGSIGTGSGTLAAEDAIGQIDYALNQLLTQRALLGAVINRLNEDEDNNNIASVNLTASASNITDLNVAGATTEYTKLQLLVQVGTSVLAQSNANADSVLALFR